A genomic region of Nymphalis io chromosome 3, ilAglIoxx1.1, whole genome shotgun sequence contains the following coding sequences:
- the LOC126780940 gene encoding beclin 1-associated autophagy-related key regulator, with product MSYLTESEAPRDFRVSSTESDGHYTKCVLCYTVKRNFYCADCVRSGNFVHSSMPYSDRFSEKQIKLMRIKVNRQHVLERCEKLLAPKLKKDILVTETKQSRDRLDLLRLAIDQRRSIIDNKRKELTELKTYNNELRLKLPRYQKRVTSLGKHAQAQRIELQTKISLYGDQTQSLAALRRSRIRQLTRYIFPIYMSYDLSDSIEDLEFLGEDVEEEPPKRPQLHIVAPWIDINADYSHIQAWVSQNKDAAVCSVPTSNPAYRTSAALGLAAQLVALLAWTLDVRLPHAIALSEYSDPRSWRACVGRVRAGATALCARAGVPPPPPPAPAPAPAHAPAPLAALTALHALALAAAADDPDLGRVEMWSSRWSACEAWLSAAAPEELDEPEPPEHLHWPDNAQMEELSCTPPPAPSLVTSAAASIASMWRGWTK from the exons ATGAGCTATTTAACAGAGAGTGAGGCTCCACGGGATTTCCGTGTCTCCTCTACAGAGAGCGATGGACATTATACAAAGTGCGTTCTATGTTACACCGTGAAAAGAAACTTCTATTGTGCTGATTGTGTTAGAAGTGGTAATTTTGTTCATTCCTCGATGCCTTATTCTGATAG ATTTtcagagaaacaaataaaactaatgaGGATCAAAGTGAACCGACAACACGTCCTAGAGAGATGTGAAAAGTTATTAGCACCAAAACTCAAGAAGGATATCCTTGTAACAGAAACAAAGCAATCCAGAGACAGGTTGGACCTGTTAAGATTAGCCATAGACCAACGAAGAAGCATAATCGACAATAAAAGAAAGGAGCTCACAGAACTAAAAACCTACAACAATGAACTACGTCTGAAGCTTCCAAGGTATCAGAAAAGGGTGACAAGCTTAGGGAAGCACGCTCAAGCACAAAGAATAGAGCTACAAACTAAAATTAGTCTCTACGGTGACCAGACACAGTCGTTAGCTGCTCTCAGAAGATCAAGGATACGACAGCTCACGAGATATATTTTTCCAATCTATATGAGCTATGATCTAAG TGACAGTATAGAAGATTTAGAGTTTCTCGGAGAAGATGTGGAGGAGGAGCCTCCGAAACGTCCTCAGTTACACATTGTGGCTCCGTGGATAGATATAAATGCAGACTACTCACACATACAGGCTTGGG TATCACAAAACAAGGACGCGGCGGTGTGCAGCGTGCCCACGTCCAACCCCGCCTACCGCACCAGCGCCGCGCTCGGGCTGGCGGCGCAGCTGGTGGCGCTGCTGGCCTGGACGCTCGACGTGCGTCTGCCGCACGCCATCGCGCTCAG CGAGTACAGCGACCCGCGCAGCTGGCGCGCGTGCGTGGGGCGAGTGCGCGCGGGCGCCACGGCGCTGTGCGCGCGCGCCGGCGTGCCGCCGcccccgccgcccgcgcccgccccCGCGCCCGCCCACGCGCCCGCCCCGCTGGCCGCGCTCACGGCGCTGCACGCGCTGGCGCTGGCCGCCGCGGCCGACGACCCCGATCTCGGCAG GGTGGAGATGTGGTCGAGTCGGTGGAGCGCGTGCGAGGCGTGGCTGTCGGCGGCGGCGCCCGAGGAGCTGGACGAGCCCGAGCCGCCCGAGCACCTGCACTGGCCCGACAACGCGCAG ATGGAAGAGCTAAGCTGCACCCCGCCTCCCGCTCCGTCGCTGGTGACGTCGGCGGCCGCCTCCATCGCCTCAATGTGGCGAGGGTGGACAAAGTGA
- the LOC126781086 gene encoding uncharacterized protein LOC126781086, which yields MKVEVLESWVSDLVAQNTLLASTVEELETEVTSRLLEKRRHAEIEIELRAEADTLRRHLARKDSDLRGLLEVLRRLREFDFYAIDGIHFNEVTESDIFGSVMWQKLQQEQGDNKTAINRQDSKKMQRKLYKLYNLRDKNKMICDKVNEMKVKNDSLKKENLNKDREIRRLNKDLQHYEQTIMSLRNELSMNNYQAPDIPKKDAEVMADISAENRQECDDVEPVKESELAIEEHPVYQERMQQLEQSAKVMMFEECDLKASVVLESRLSSDFRSLRHENVALREKLSAMQRVCMALDEQCHVAALRAQFKDEVIHEMRRQLRQAKAKSPSPPILISDSSIAELDGVPIEISDVACDCVPCPFALKETIDKVTSKVKSSSSEKDRELDSSILFTNIGTEIVYREIKATREREASDLHKLLSFRDEDSLEVRGRVEQLILSEYCCKMMFNGLFMYGDSDTSDFTKDSIASSIESAASDAARACSLENKLMATMQILKNKEETIRVQAESLSLAEARIAALNSKCQQSASKLHQAQQTNSLNLKRSSVDGNIVEMADVSTMVADSNIVDTLRDNLSVIEEFYRECFYETAKQEELITMLRRSYLDMKLVERQKSDHIDFLQNTLKSQKSSIERYEDIAMEVENLKTEISNFINNSSNNDSGVWGCEPAAELRDIARQLCRLRDMLRNDCICGLAEENVELKRRNASMETQLRELQQRVTDLEAALEDKENMDQQYQKQTEVKEKELQRIRQQLMALEQGSRDQGSACDTLTFQLKQLEGMLNDKTAELLNSQQLCKSQEVTIRDLREELHKADLIVTENRQVRAEVSSLSAQVTQWRDQLAESRRRLRALEDELRLATDHCRHLAAHYREKAATARTLQAQLGEAQRRGAELCADTQRAVRGVRRCLAEQRARRRAQDDKIKELEMTIRTLRSTAGRPSASENDPCCSKYLSRVEVIRSDRSCVGASETPGCSKCAYSRGSMPPSSESGTSRLPPTPPRRLLRKKPLCLERVCQFPVTREAGVQRPPRHDELVDARLSYEHSTHSLQSYDDTPSRESSPEQLLRRVERAHDALCAARRGGRAHTRTPTRTHTRAPAP from the exons atGAAAGTTGAAGTATTAGAGTCATGGGTGAGCGATCTGGTTGCACAAAACACTCTGCTAGCGAGCACTGTTGAGGAGTTGGAGACGGAAGTAACATCACGGCTTTTGGAAAAAAGACGCCACGCTGAG ATAGAGATTGAGCTTCGCGCTGAAGCGGATACGTTGCGCAGGCATTTAGCTCGTAAGGACTCAGATCTGCGCGGACTGCTGGAAGTGTTGCGGCGTCTCCGCGAGTTCGATTTCTACGCGATTGACGGAATACACTTCAACGAAGTCACCGAGTCTGATATATTTGGATCTGTTATGTG GCAAAAATTGCAACAGGAACAAGGAGATAACAAAACTGCCATCAACCGGCAAGATTCCAAGAAAATGCaaagaaaattgtataaattata TAATttg AGAGATAAGAATAAAATGATATGCGACAAAGTGAACGAGATGAAAGTGAAAAACGATTCATTGAAAAAGGAAAACTTGAACAAAGACAG gGAAATACGAAGATTAAACAAAGATTTACAACATTACGAACAAACGATAATGTCTTTAAGAAATGAACTTTCCATGAATAATTACCAAGCACC cgaTATTCCCAAAAAAGACGCAGAAGTAATGGCTGATATTAGCGCCGAAAATAGACAGGAG TGCGATGATGTGGAGCCGGTAAAAGAGTCTGAGTTAGCAATTGAAGAGCACCCGGTTTACCAGGAACGCATGCAACAGCTTGAACAGAGCGCGAAG GTTATGATGTTTGAGGAGTGTGATCTCAAAGCATCTGTTGTACTAGAATCGCGG TTGAGCAGCGATTTCCGCAGTCTTCGTCATGAGAATGTGGCACTGCGCGAGAAGCTGAGCGCAATGCAGCGCGTGTGTATGGCGCTGGACGAACAGTGCCATGTAGCGGCGTTACGAGCACAGTTCAAAGATGAAGTCATACATGAGATGCGACGCCAATTAAGGCAGGCTAAGGCAAAA TCCCCATCACCACCAATTCTCATATCAGACAGCTCGATAGCAGAACTTGATGGAGTACCTATTGAAATTAGTGATGTGGCTTGCGATTGTGTTCCATGTCCCTTCGCTTTAAAGGAAACGATAGATAAAGTTACCAGTAAAGTGAAGAGTAGCTCTTCAGAAAAAGATAGAGAATTAGATTCTAG catattatttactaatatcgGTACTGAAATTGTCTACAGGGAAATTAAAGCTACACGCGAAAGGGAAGCGTCGGACTTACATAAG CTACTAAGTTTCCGCGATGAGGATTCATTAGAAGTTAGAGGTAGAGTAGAGCAG TTGATACTGAGtgaatattgttgtaaaatgaTGTTTAACGGACTTTTTATGTACGGGGATTCAGATACGAGTGATTTTACAAAA GACAGTATCGCTAGCAGCATCGAGAGCGCGGCGAGCGACGCGGCGCGCGCGTGTTCCCTCGAGAACAAGTTGATGGCAACCATGCAAATA CTCAAGAACAAGGAAGAGACGATACGCGTGCAGGCTGAAAGCTTGTCGCTGGCGGAGGCTCGCATTGCTGCGCTGAACTCCAAGTGTCAGCAGTCAGCCAGCAAGCTGCATCAGGCACAGCAGACAAATTCT TTGAATCTGAAGAGGAGTTCGGTGGACGGTAACATAGTGGAGATGGCTGATGTATCTACGATGGTAGCG GATTCGAATATCGTGGACACACTCCGGGACAATTTGTCCGTTATCGAAGAGTTCTACAGAGAATGCTTCTATGAA aCAGCGAAACAGGAAGAACTGATTACGATGCTGCGAAGGTCGTACTTGGATATGAAGCTGGTTGAACGTCAGAAATCTGATCATATAGATTTCCTGCAGAACACCTTGAAGTCACAAAAGAGTTCGATCGAGCGTTACGAG GATATTGCTATGGAAGTAGAAAATTTGAAAACGGAAATATCGAACTTCATTAACAACTCATCGAACAATGATTCG GGCGTTTGGGGCTGCGAGCCGGCGGCTGAACTGCGCGACATCGCGCGTCAGCTGTGTCGACTGCGGGATATGCTGCGG AACGATTGCATTTGTGGATTGGCCGAGGAAAACGTAGAATTGAAGCGAAGAAACGCATCAATGGAG ACACAGCTACGAGAGTTGCAGCAGCGAGTGACCGATTTGGAAGCCGCGTTAGAAGATAAGGAGAACATGGACCAGCAGTACCAAAAGCAGACTGAAGTCAAAGAGAAGGAG CTTCAACGCATCAGACAGCAACTGATGGCTCTGGAGCAAGGCTCACGGGACCAAGGCTCTGCCTGCGACACGCTCACATTTCAACTGAAACAACTTGAAG gCATGTTAAACGATAAAACAGCTGAACTACTGAACAGCCAGCAGCTGTGCAAATCGCAAGAGGTAACGATAAGAGATCTTCGAGAAGAGCTGCATAAAGCCGACCTCATTGTCACAGAG AACCGGCAGGTTCGGGCGGAGGTGTCGTCCCTCTCGGCGCAGGTGACGCAGTGGCGCGACCAGCTCGCAGAGAGTCGCCGCAGGCTGCGCGCGCTTGAGGACGAACTGCGCCTCGCCACCGACCACTGTCGACATCTCGCCGCGCACTACAG AGAGAAGGCGGCGACGGCGCGTACGCTGCAGGCGCAGCTGGGCGAGGCGCAGCGGCGCGGCGCCGAGCTGTGCGCCGACACGCAGCGCGCCGTGCGCGGCGTGCGCCGCTGCCTCGCCGAGCAGCGCGCCCGGCGCCG GGCGCAGGACGACAAGATTAAGGAACTGGAGATGACGATACGGACGCTCCGATCGACCGCGGGGCGCCCCAGCGCGAGCGAGAACGACCCATGCTGTTCTAAATATTTGTCGCGAGTGGAAGTGATACGAAGCGACCGCAGTTGCGTTGGTGCGAGTGAGACGCCCGGATGTTCCAAGTGTGCGTATTCGAGGGGATCGATGCCGCCGAGCAGCGAGTCGGGCACTAGCCGGCTACCTCCCACTCCACCGAGAAGACTGTTAAGAAAGAAACCTTTGTGTTTGGAAAGA gTTTGCCAGTTCCCTGTGACCCGCGAGGCCGGCGTGCAGCGACCGCCGCGTCACGACGAGCTAGTCGACGCGCGACTGTCCTATGAACACTCCACCCACTCGCTGCAATCCTATGACGATACTCCTTCA AGGGAGTCGTCCCCGGAGCAGCTGCTGCGGCGCGTGGAGCGCGCGCACGACGCGCTGTGTGCGGCGCGGCGGGGGGGGcgcgcacacacacgcacacccACACGCACGCACACCCGCGCGCCTGCGCCGTGA